The following proteins come from a genomic window of Desulfitobacterium chlororespirans DSM 11544:
- a CDS encoding methyl-accepting chemotaxis protein, translating into MQRNRDAYVSNSKRNQAIRLISHIASEMEHVLNQSPHGNWAQVIGPLRQVIDANIGDNEFLVINSLEGQALVHSNRFREGNFVTKGELGILGTTKPVSQIYHRDTGEILLDVICPIYVKGEHRYVARLGIPLQKNKLAYNFALSSIPLFVLGLGWSWSSPSLMSIGLTLGAFTLWAAYSYIFHHKIISTLNEIFRVTKSITRGNLTNTAAIKTTNELSTLSYEVNKVNNGIKSIIANITTISQKSHEISNSQAAHTKTLAESYEQLAALFQEFSAGSIEQIDGMKRASEQVLEIQAASERIRYSTQEVQISSNSARQVSQDGLRAVEDIIQEMDVISSSTYKANTSIQSLEEQALKIGEIVSIINSISGQTNLLALNAAIEAARAGEHGRGFSVVADEIRKLASDSAESAHQIMELIHSVQDMICSASNDMSRGLVEVENGKIIIRQAGDAIYSLDQVIQGTGEKIQDNINNVDQLLLQSKNLAEVQSNAVSIASQFSLAAQQAATTMDGQMQSTQQVASMAEDLAETSEQLDNFIKRFTL; encoded by the coding sequence ATGCAAAGAAACAGGGATGCCTATGTAAGCAATTCGAAAAGAAATCAGGCGATCCGGTTAATTTCTCATATTGCCAGTGAGATGGAACATGTTCTGAATCAGTCGCCCCATGGAAATTGGGCACAAGTGATTGGTCCTCTACGTCAAGTCATCGATGCTAATATAGGGGATAACGAGTTTCTCGTCATCAATAGCTTAGAGGGTCAAGCTTTAGTCCATTCCAACCGCTTTCGCGAAGGTAACTTTGTTACAAAAGGAGAATTGGGGATCTTAGGCACAACGAAACCTGTATCACAAATTTATCACCGTGACACTGGTGAAATCCTGCTTGATGTTATCTGTCCAATCTATGTAAAAGGCGAACATCGTTACGTTGCTCGCCTGGGCATCCCCCTTCAAAAAAACAAACTCGCCTATAATTTTGCACTTAGCTCAATTCCTCTATTCGTTCTAGGGTTAGGTTGGTCATGGAGCTCTCCCTCCCTAATGTCCATCGGACTTACCCTAGGTGCCTTCACCTTATGGGCTGCTTATTCCTATATCTTTCACCATAAAATTATCTCAACCCTCAATGAGATCTTCAGAGTTACCAAGTCCATTACCCGAGGTAATCTAACAAATACTGCAGCAATAAAAACAACCAATGAACTCTCTACCCTGTCCTACGAAGTAAACAAGGTGAATAATGGCATCAAGTCGATTATTGCAAACATCACTACTATCTCCCAAAAATCCCATGAAATCAGTAACTCCCAAGCTGCTCACACCAAAACTCTTGCCGAGAGCTATGAACAATTAGCCGCTCTTTTCCAAGAATTCAGTGCCGGGTCAATTGAACAAATCGATGGAATGAAAAGAGCCTCTGAACAAGTTCTAGAGATCCAGGCTGCTTCGGAACGAATTCGCTATAGCACCCAAGAGGTTCAAATATCCTCCAATTCCGCACGACAAGTAAGCCAAGATGGACTACGTGCTGTTGAAGATATTATCCAGGAGATGGACGTCATTTCGTCATCAACTTATAAAGCCAATACCTCTATTCAAAGCCTTGAGGAGCAAGCCCTGAAGATTGGCGAAATCGTTTCCATCATTAACAGTATTTCTGGTCAGACAAACCTTTTGGCCCTTAATGCGGCTATTGAAGCTGCCCGTGCAGGTGAGCACGGGCGTGGTTTCTCTGTGGTAGCTGATGAAATCAGAAAATTAGCTAGTGATTCCGCAGAATCGGCTCATCAAATTATGGAGCTTATACACAGTGTTCAGGACATGATTTGCTCTGCTTCTAACGATATGAGCAGAGGGTTGGTAGAAGTCGAAAATGGAAAAATCATTATCAGGCAAGCCGGAGATGCTATCTATTCACTGGATCAAGTTATTCAAGGTACCGGGGAAAAAATTCAAGATAATATTAATAACGTCGATCAACTTTTGCTCCAAAGCAAAAACTTAGCCGAAGTGCAGAGTAACGCTGTTTCCATAGCTTCCCAATTTTCCCTAGCTGCTCAACAAGCGGCCACCACGATGGATGGGCAAATGCAGTCCACTCAACAAGTTGCTTCTATGGCAGAAGATTTAGCCGAGACGTCAGAACAATTAGACAACTTTATCAAGCGTTTTACTTTATAG